The genomic DNA CCCAAGATCTATGCCTATGATCTTCGACATGCTACCATCCCCTAAACATAATTATGCGATTAACATTTAACCTTATCCATGTTTTGCGACAGCTACCTTTGATGTTCTTATGACTCTTGAATGAAGTGTGTACCCCTTCTGGAACTCCTGGACCACGATCCCATCCTCAGCCTCCTGGGATTCGACCTGCATCATCGCCTCATGCACAAACGGATCGAATTTCTTCCCCACAGCATCTATCGGCTCCAGGCCCTCAGATCTCATTATATCCAGAAGCTGATCGTAAAGTGCCTTCGCGCCCTCGTCGTGCTTTGCTGCCTGCTCCAGGCTGTCCAGAAATACCAAGAGCTTTTTTATGATCGCCTCTGATGCGAACCTTGCGAGCTCCTCCCTCTCCCGGGAGTTTCTTTTTATGACGTTGTCCAGCTCTGCCCTGCATCTCAACAGCTGCTCGAGCCTCTCATCCGCAATCCTCTTAACATCTTCAAGCTCCTGCCGCAGTTTCGCTACTTCATCCACAGGAACGCCTTCAGTGGTGCCTTCGGCAGGAGCTGATTCCCCATCCTCTTCAGTGCCCTCAACGGACTTCTCTGAAAGTTCATCTGCCATGGCGCCCACCCTCAAAAGAGGATGTGAGTGCTTACATCCTCGTGTAGTCGTGTGGACTCTGGCCTGGCTTCGGCTTGAGCTCCTCTCTCTTAGCAGCTATCACATCATCCACCCTGAGGATCATTGTGGCGACTTCTGCTGCTGACTTCACCGCCTGCAGCTTGACCTTGAGCGGCTCCACAACACCGCCATCGAGCATATCCGCAGTACCTCCGTTAAGCACATTGACTCCATACGCTTTGTGACCCTCCCCATGCTTTGCTCTCAGAGCTACAATGGCGTCTATCGGATCAAGTCCTGCGTTCTCTGCAAGCGTCCTGGGTATTACCTCGACAGCATCTGCAAATGCCTTCACTGCCAGCTGCTCCCTGCCGCTGAGCGTCGCAGCGTACTCCCTCATCCTCTCAGCGACCTCGACCTCAGGAGCGCCGCCGCCCGGGACTATCTTTCTGTACGAGAGCACATCGCCAACGACCATCAGGGCATCGTTCAGGGCCCTCTCCATCTCGTCCAGGAAGACTTCGGATCCGCCGTGGACTACGATTGTCACTGCCTTCGGGTCCCTGCACCCCTCAATGAAGATCATGTGCTTGTCCTTCTTGATCTTCCTGTCCTCAACGACCCTGGCATGCCCAAGATCCTGCGACGATGCCTGCATCGGATCGCCTATGATCCTCGCGCCGGTTGCGAGGGCGAGCATCTTCATATCCTCGTCCTTGACTCTGCGTGCGGCGAGCATGTTGTGCTTTGCCAGGAAGTGCGATGCAGCAACGCCGATGCCCTTCTGGCACAGCACCACATTTGCTCCAGCCTTCGCGAGAGCCTCAACCTGTGCCTCCAGGACTTTCTTCTCACCCTCCTTGAAGTTCCTGAGACCCTCGACCTCTGAGATCGTTATCTTTGCGTCCGTTCCAAGCTTCTTCAACTCGAGCGTCGCATCCAGCAGGGCGATCCTCGCATTCTCGACCCTTCTGGGCATCTCAGGATTCAGGCGCTCTAGCTCGAGAACGATGCCGTGAACGAGCTCTGTGTCTGCGAGGCTCCCGCCGGTGATCTTAACTATCTTCACCCTGTTCTCAACATCCACCTTCCCGTTGTCCTCGATGGCGAGAGCTGCATCCACCACAATATCTGCAAGCTTCTCTTTCATCGCCTCGATGCCCTTGCCGGTCATTGCGGTCATTGCTATCTTTCTCAGCACCTCTCTGTTATCTCTTGTGACCTCGACCGACATGCTCTCGAGAATCTCGCTGGCCTTCGCCTCAGCAGTCTTGTAACCCTGAACGATTGTAGTGGGATGGACGCCTTTATCAAGCAGTTCCTCTGCCTTCTTAAGAAGCTCTCCCGCAAGGACGACAGCTGTCGTGGTTCCATCTCCCACCTCGTCATCCTGCGCCCTTGCAACCTCCACGATCATCTTGGCGACCGGATGCTCGATGTCCAGCTCCCAGAGTACCGTTGCGCCATCATTTGTTACCACCACGTCACCATTGCTGTCCACCAGCATCTTGTCCATGCCCCTCGGGCCAAGGGTTGTTCTCACAGCCTCTGCCACTGCCCTCGCCGCTGTTATGTTTTTATGCTGGGCCTCACGTCCCACATCACGCTTGGCACCTTCCTTTAAAATGATGATCGGATAGCCGCTCATTCCAGCCAAATCAACTCCTCCAAAGCCTGGCTGGGCTTAAAGCTGTTTGAGGTTCTATATAAAGATTCCGAAGTGGCGATGGAACGTGTCTGAATAAGGATTAGGTGTTTCTGACATGCAGAATGCGGCAAGGTCCAGATTTCTGGCCACAGCTCATATCCGGACAGGTCCTGGCGATGCCGATCTCAATCGTACCAGGATAAGACCCACAGTCAGATCCGATACAAAATCAAAAACAGCCAAACAAAAACAGATTTAGAAATGAGCCTCTGCGCCTCTCGGCGCATGGATCTCATCTCACCCTTGCGGGCCTGTGTTTCTGATAGCACTCCTTGCAGTATACGGGCCTGGACCCATCGGGCTTGAATGGAACCTGCGTCTGTTTACCGCAATCTGAGCATATCACATCATGCATCTCTCTTGGGCCGCGGTTGAAGCCACCCCTGTTACCAAATCTCATATATTTCACTTCTTATTCGGCTCGAGAAGAGCCGCTCTTGCCACAAACACATCTCAACAAAATCACTTGAATCGATGTAAGTGCAGCACTTCAACGAAGAACGACTCAGTATATATGGTTATCCCCTGAATTGGGCTGAACTGCCTCCCGGAGAGAAGGATCGTCACAGAAATGCAACGTCAATTGCTTATGCAGTGCCTCTAACCATAGCTCATACGAGCCTGTGGGATTGATCTGACATCATACCAGTGCATGCCGATTGCTGACAGTCTGTTAAACTATTCAATCACAGCTGATCAACTGATGGCACGCTGCATCTGCATCGCCATGCGCAGTCGGCGGATTTCCAAAAAATACTTATCATGGTCTGCGCAGGTACAGATACGATGGATGTCTCCTTCTCATCATGGAAGCTCGCAAACGAAGGCAAAAGCCCGCTTCCGCTCAGCGGAGAAAGCTTCGCATTCCTGTTTGACAGGAGGTACACGAACAGGCTAAACAGAATGAGTCGTGTCTTTTTCGAGGCCTATGCGAAGGCGACTGCCGAACTTGCCCTCTCAGAGGACAGATTCCCCAGCCTGAGCGAGGTCGAGGCGAAGATGGAGGGCGGGGCTGTCTATGCCTTCAAAGACAGACTCATGAAAAACACAGAGTTCTTTGATGAATTGAAGATCTCAGGAGTCTCATACCTCATTCCAAAAGCGTCTCATTTCGTGGACTCCGCTGGAGTATACACCGATCTGATCTTCGATTTTGGCAGGGGGACGGTCACACTGCCCAGCAGGAGAAAGGTCTCGCTGCTGAAGGAGAGGGCCGAGATCAGAGAGCCAGAGGCTGGGGTGACCGCTGAAGAGGAAAAACTGGCTACGGAGAAAGCTCCAGGAATCGAACCCGCAGGCGTGGAAGAGATGCCGAGGGGCGAGCCGAGTGGAGAGGCTGCTGCAGAGGCCCCAGCGCAGGAGACGTCTGCAGAGCCGATACCATCCCCCCCGAGGCATGATGTTGCCGAAGCCCTGTACACAGAAGAGGAGAAAGAAGATCGCGCCGGAGAGGTCCAACAACCGGAGCCCTCGGCTGCACCTGAGACTAGAGGAGGGGCTAAAGAGGAGATCGAGGCTGAGAGGAGAGGCTACACGCGAATTCAGATCGGCATCATCTTGGCAGCACTGCTCATCGTTGCCGGGATTGGCGCATTCTTCATGTACTTGCCTTCTCTCGCCCCTGCTCAGATAGACCACGTGCTGTATGGTGCGTACATCTCGAACAGCACAAATGAGAGCGTGCTCAACTTTGACATCAAGAACTCTGCCGGCATAGAGCATGAGGTGGAGCTCATCCTCCCCGAGAACATCGACAGATCTGTGATCGCCAGGGGTGGCACCGTGACTGTGTCCCACTACAAGGGTACAGTAGTCCGGATGGTCTCGTCCGGAGACTCGAGCATAAAGGTGTATCTCTCTGAGAAGAGAGATTCTGTTCCGGTCGTGCTGAGCGTATCGGTGCCGGAGGGCTACGACTCAGGAATAGTGGTCCATGGCAGGAGCTATGAGGTGACCAAGAAGGACCGCGAGCTCGAGCTCAGACTGAATGTCACATCCGAGAGGGTGGAGTTTGACCAGAGCTACATGCGAACGCGATAGACTTGCTGTGGTGGTAAGGAGATCTGAGGCAGCTAACGTCATCGGAATGCTTCTAGAGGGCGGGCTGCTCGATAAGCGCAGGAAGATCGTGCGGAGAGGGGGGATGGTTGAGATTCCTGTACTGAAAGAGAGAGCTGGGATTCAGATCATCGAGCAGCAATCTCCAGAGTACTATCTCAAAATGCCGGAGCTCTCAGATCTCCTAGACGGAGCGATTCCAGAGCGGCTCAGAGATCTCCTCCCGAGTGGCTGGTTCATACTGGGAGACACGATAATAGTCAGGATCCACCCTGCCCTCTCAGAGCACAAGCAGATTATAGGCAATGCTCTTCTCAGGCTCTATCCAAGATGCAGATGCGTTCTTGCAGATCATGGAGTCAGAGGCCAGTTCAGGGAGCCATGCAGGGAGGTGATCGCAGGGACACCTGGGGAGACGATCCACAGGGAGAACGGAGTTCTCTTCAAGCTGGATCCGATGAAGATAATGTTCTCCCAGGGCAACCTGAAGGAGAGGATGCGGATGGCATCTCTCGGTAAAGATGAGGTCGTCGTTGATATGTTCGCAGGGATCGGTTACTTCTCCCTGCCGATGGCCGTGCACTCAAGACCATATAGGATCACCGCGATCGAGATAAATCCAGTCGCTCACAGATACCTGGTGGAGAATATCCGGCTGAATCGCGTTGAAGAAATCGTCGAGCCGGTGCTTGGCGACTGTGCTCTTCTGACACCTGAAGGAGAGGCAGACAGGGTCATAATGGGCATGGTGGGGATAACCGACAGATACCTGAGAAAGGGGATAGAGGCACTGAGGCACGGAGGCATCCTGCATTACCACCAGAACGTGCCCGCATGGCAGTATCCCGACGCCCTGATGAGACCTCCTGTGCATGCTGCAGCACTTCTCGGGAGATCTGCGGAGCCCATCGGATGCCATAAAATCAAGAAGTATGCGCCAGGGATCATACACGGGGTCGCGGACATCAGGATATGCTGATCTGTGATGTGTGTTCTCACAGCGACCTGTTCGCATCCGACCTCAAGGAGCACACGAGGACGATGCGGATTTCAGGAATCAGAGCATCCTGGAGATCGTGCAGCTTTTGATCCCGCAAATCCCGGCCATCTCACACGAATCGCATCTCTCGCCCCTCACATCAGGCATCTCTCCATCGCGTATCTCACGCACGCGGTCCCTAACCCAGAGCGCCCTCGATCTGTCCAGGCTTCTGATGCGAATGCGTCTCATCTCCCCATCGCGCACATACTCCACCTGTCCCGTGGATACCTCCACGCCAAAGCGCTCCTCCAGGAGCATCGCGTATCCAGCGAGCTGTATCCTGTCCCGTCTCCACACACCCTCTCCTGGTGATCTGCCGGTGCGGACTATGGATGGAATCATCTTATCCTCTCCGCCCAGCAGCATTCCAAGCAGCCCTCGCCGCCGGGGCTCGGGCCTGACCAGCCTGTCCAGGATGCCGGAGAGCCCCAGGCGCTCTGAGCGCAGCTCCACCTCGATATCGCATGGCTTTATGAGATCCCTCGGAACAGACGCGATCCTGGAGATCGAGTCCCTCATACCATCGATGGATCTGACGACGTCTTCCTCAGGGATTCGGTGGACTGTCGCCAAGTCTCTAACAACCTTAGACATATCTCCGCGTAGGTCATCTGGTGCGGAGTAAAGCGCGAGGTGTCGGAGAATAGTGCGCTCGATGTCAGCTCTGAAGCATTCTCTGCCCATAAACTCCAGATAGACCAGCATCGGGCACCTCAGGTAGAGCCCTATGTCGTGAATCCTGACAAGCATGTGATCACAGCCTGAACATTGCCCTGAAGCTCTTGGATCCCATCTCGCTCTTTCTGCTGGACAGCATTCCATCGGGAGGAGATGCGTACGAGGCACTTACTGTGGCGTTTGGCGGCGATGGGATCGATGCCGCTGACGGGACGCCGGTCTCATTAATTTGTAACTCGTGCACCTCCACAGGCATGCCGCTCCAGAGTGGCAGTCTGAAGCTCGCTATAAAGAGATCCTCCTGTTCAATATCCCCTGAGGGCATCGTGCCGGCGACCACGCATTCATCTCCACCGTACGTAAGAGACGTTGCGATGCCCCTGCCCAACCTGTAAGACGCGAGAGGCACGCCGTTCGAATCCGTGACCACCAGAATCATGCTCCAGTCGTTGGCCAGTCCACTTCTTCCAGCCACAATGTAACCATCATCTGACTCCGCGACCGCCATGCCCACCTGGTCCCCCTCACCTCCAAAGCTCCTCCACCAGAGTAAATCACCCGCTTCGGAGATCCTGGCGAGCAGTATGTCCCTGTCCCCCCTATTAGTCTCGGTTCTTCCCACCAGAACAAAACCATCTCCAGATGGGATCATCGAGAGCGCCGCATCGCTTCCCGTGCCACCAAAAGATCTGTTCCAGATCTCCGACCCCAGATGGTCCGTCATGACAAGATACACATTCTCGTTACCCGATTCTGTGCAATATCCTGCGGCTATGTACCCGAAGGGAGTAGATGCCACCGAGAATCCGACATCATCCTGAGATAGGCCGAAGGCCTTCGACCATAAGACCTCGCCATCCCGATCCATCTTGATCATCCACAAATCCTTGCCACCTGCGCCGAAGGATCTCGTCGATCCGGCTATCACAAAACCATCGCCCGAGTCCCTGACAGACCATCCGGCCTCACCATCTGTGATGAGACCGCCCAGCACCTTGTCCCAGATGAGATCTCCACTCTCATCAAGACGCAGCACCCACAGCTTCTCGCCTCCGGGACCGAAGGAGTCAGTGGTGCCGACCGCGATGAAGCCCCCACCCTCCACCTCGTCTATCCCGTAGCCCATATCATCACCAGGGCCGCCGTAGGTCCTGGCCCATTCGATCTCCCCCCGGCTGTTGAGCTTCAGCACCCAAAGATCTGTATCGTTCCTCACGGTGTATCCGATAACCACGTATCCGCCGTCGCTCGTTTCACTCAGAGACCATGCGCCGTCTGCATATCGGCCCCCGTAAATATGCATCCACACGACCTCAGGTGGCAGGGTCTGTGGGACTATATCTCCATGCCCATCAATAATCAGAAAAACTATCAGAAGCAGTGATATAGATCTCATGCTGCCGGCTCGTGGAAGATCACAGACTTATCAACCTGGAAATCCCCGCTGAGGGTGATTCTGGACCATATCCCCTCTCTCCCAAATTTCTTCTTGCTGGCCTCCATGCTCCAGAAGCCCCTGATGTTCCCGTTCACAGAGGACGCAACATCACTTCCGCCACTCATTGTTGAAATCGTATCATTAGAGGAGATGCCAGGTGCTGTGGTCTGATTCATCGTGCTGTTTGAATCGAGATTTGATTTATTCAGACTGAGAGTGCTGTTATCCGCCGGCAGAGACTGGGTGCTTATCAGTATCGCCTCCAACGATGAAAGGAGACGCTTCTCCATCATCGAATGGGATTCCGAGGATATGCCAAAGTTGAGAGCTGAGGATAATCCGATCATCAGCACCATCACTGCCACAAATCCCTTCAACACACCACCCCCTTGTAGGGAGACACTCTAGTGATTTTAATCTTTCCATGCTGTGTTGGGACGTGTCCGGATAAAGAGGAAGTCTATTTGATGAGCATATCTTCAAGGCTCACGATTCAAACACACGGCCTTTATTAGGACAGGTCCCTCTGTTGAATAATGTTTGAAGATCCGATAGCAGAGTCTGACTTAATACAAATTATAATTCTGTTAAAAATCGATAGCATTTGGCATTAGAGCTTTTAATTATTCAACACAACATCTTTCCACAGTGCCTGTAACGCCCCAGAATCTCCCGCACACCCAATAAAGGATCAACGTATGAAAAGAGCACTTCGTATATGCGATTCAGCTCCCCCAAACCGTCACCTAAAGTGAGAGCTGCCTGTGATGAGAGATGGATTTTGGTCTCGCATCTCCAGTGGGGTGTCAGATCAGGCTTCTGAAGAGCACCGGCCTCCCTGAGACCTGGGAGATCATCCACGGATCGTTCACCATCTCCGGAGATGCAAAGTCTGGTGCGTTTTTTGCGCTCAGGCTCGCATTCTCGATTATTGGCGTGCTGTTTGTGGGAAATGCCGGATAGAACCACATGCCTGAGCCCATGTACTCGAGTCTGCCACCTACGAGCGTGTGCCACTTTGGAATCGATCCCCATGACCAGAGCCCATCCGTCGTTGCATTTGTTCGGTTCTTCTCAACCCCCTCCACCTGCTCCAGGCTCTGCAGCCAGGCTCTGCCAAAATCACCTCCAACCTGCTGTGCACCCCACCCAGGCACGGCGACTACATACAGGAGCGAAATGAGAAACAGAATGACAGTCAGCGCGATGATCCTCATACGCAACCTCCCTGCCACCAAACACATATGTGGGCTCTGTATACCTGCAGCATCTTAATGCTTTTGCTTTTTCGAGAGGTAGTCGTTGATGGCTGCATGCAGAGCATCTGCCGCGAGGTTGGAGCAGTGCATCTTCTGTGGAGGCAGGCCATCGAGAGCATCTGCCACGTCATTTCTTGTTATCCTCATCGCCTCCTCCAGGCTCTTTCCTCTAGCCATCTCCGTTATCATGCTGCTCGTGGCGATTGCGGCCCCGCAGCCGAACGTCCTGAACTTGATGTCCTCTATTTTCTCATCCCCCACCTTTATGAAGATCTCCATGAGGTCCCCACAAACAGGATTTCCGACTTTGCCGTATCCATCGGGATCATCTATGACTCCAACATTTCTGGGGTTCATGAAGTGCTCCATCACCTTTTTGCTGTAGCCGGTCTGCTGAATCATGTGTGGTTCTATGTAGACCGCAGGATATTATATTTTCGCTGACATTTATGCGACCGGTTTACTTCGTTTTATCTCCATGAGATGCTGTGCCGGTGGATGCCGATGCGAACACCAACTTTTGAAATACCATATAATTCGAGCCACATACAGATAATCGCAGTTCAGATCGGATAACCATGTCGAAAGGGCATGCGCAGAGATGTACTTTCACCAATTCCTGAGATGGAACAAAAAATTAATATAAGGGGATTTGATATATACATGCAGAAGTACTTAAGAGCCCATGGATATGGATAATTCGAGGTATAAAAAATGGCGGAAAAAAAGTCTGAGAAGAGGAACTTCGCATTGAGGGATGCCGAAGGAAACGAGATCGGTGTCTTCAGCGGGAAGCAGCCGAGACAGGCGGCGCTCAAGGCTGCAAACAGAGGGTTCACGGATATCAGGCTGAGAGAGAGGGGGACGAAGAAGGTCCACATCTTCAAGGGATGGAGGACTCAGGTGCCGAAGCCACCAAATGCGCCCGCATGGATGCCGGACATGATCTGGAAGCCGAACGTCAAGAAGATCGGAATAGAGAAGCTGGATAAGATTTAGGGAAAGACAGGGGGAAGCAGGGAGCCCGCCCTTCGAGGGCGCGGGAGCGGCTCATTTTTTACCACGCCCTATACTGCGGATCACTTCAGTCTATCCGCCTGAACGACGATCCCTTAGCTCCGCATATCGGGCATCTCTCTGGAGGCTCCCTTCCGACGGTCATCCCACATACCGGGCATACGAAGTAGGGATACTCCTCCTTTGACTCTTCCAGCTTTGCCAGTGCCTCCTTGTAGAGCTCTGCGTGGACCTTCTCCACCTCATTTGCATAGCGAAACGATATCTCAGCGGCCTTCTTTCCTTCATCCCTGGCGGTCTTCAGCATCTCGGGGTACATATCCTTGAACTCGTGCGTCTCTCCTGCCACCGCCTCCTCGAGGTTCTCCTTCGTCGAGCGTATGGCGTTAAGCGCTCTCAGATGGTTCATTGCATGGACTGTCTCAGCCTCAGCTGCTGCCCGGAAGAGCCTGGCGACCTGCGGATACCCGTCCTTCTCCGCCTTCTCAGCAAATGCCAGGTATCTCCTGTTCGCCTGCGACTCTCCGGCAAACGCCTCCTTCAGGTACTCCTCTGTCTTGGACATCATTCTCACCCAAAAAGCGACTCCATCTCGGAACTCCCGGATTTTATGATCCCAGCACCTCGGCCTTGAACTTCTCGAAGCCGATCTCCTCGATGAACTCC from Methanothrix thermoacetophila PT includes the following:
- a CDS encoding class I SAM-dependent methyltransferase, whose translation is MTRATCERDRLAVVVRRSEAANVIGMLLEGGLLDKRRKIVRRGGMVEIPVLKERAGIQIIEQQSPEYYLKMPELSDLLDGAIPERLRDLLPSGWFILGDTIIVRIHPALSEHKQIIGNALLRLYPRCRCVLADHGVRGQFREPCREVIAGTPGETIHRENGVLFKLDPMKIMFSQGNLKERMRMASLGKDEVVVDMFAGIGYFSLPMAVHSRPYRITAIEINPVAHRYLVENIRLNRVEEIVEPVLGDCALLTPEGEADRVIMGMVGITDRYLRKGIEALRHGGILHYHQNVPAWQYPDALMRPPVHAAALLGRSAEPIGCHKIKKYAPGIIHGVADIRIC
- a CDS encoding nucleotide exchange factor GrpE yields the protein MADELSEKSVEGTEEDGESAPAEGTTEGVPVDEVAKLRQELEDVKRIADERLEQLLRCRAELDNVIKRNSREREELARFASEAIIKKLLVFLDSLEQAAKHDEGAKALYDQLLDIMRSEGLEPIDAVGKKFDPFVHEAMMQVESQEAEDGIVVQEFQKGYTLHSRVIRTSKVAVAKHG
- a CDS encoding non-histone chromosomal MC1 family protein; its protein translation is MAEKKSEKRNFALRDAEGNEIGVFSGKQPRQAALKAANRGFTDIRLRERGTKKVHIFKGWRTQVPKPPNAPAWMPDMIWKPNVKKIGIEKLDKI
- the nifU gene encoding Fe-S cluster assembly scaffold protein NifU translates to MIQQTGYSKKVMEHFMNPRNVGVIDDPDGYGKVGNPVCGDLMEIFIKVGDEKIEDIKFRTFGCGAAIATSSMITEMARGKSLEEAMRITRNDVADALDGLPPQKMHCSNLAADALHAAINDYLSKKQKH
- a CDS encoding CxxC-x17-CxxC domain-containing protein, with the translated sequence MRFGNRGGFNRGPREMHDVICSDCGKQTQVPFKPDGSRPVYCKECYQKHRPARVR
- a CDS encoding CRISPR-associated protein Cas4; its protein translation is MLVRIHDIGLYLRCPMLVYLEFMGRECFRADIERTILRHLALYSAPDDLRGDMSKVVRDLATVHRIPEEDVVRSIDGMRDSISRIASVPRDLIKPCDIEVELRSERLGLSGILDRLVRPEPRRRGLLGMLLGGEDKMIPSIVRTGRSPGEGVWRRDRIQLAGYAMLLEERFGVEVSTGQVEYVRDGEMRRIRIRSLDRSRALWVRDRVREIRDGEMPDVRGERCDSCEMAGICGIKSCTISRML
- the thsA gene encoding thermosome subunit alpha — translated: MAGMSGYPIIILKEGAKRDVGREAQHKNITAARAVAEAVRTTLGPRGMDKMLVDSNGDVVVTNDGATVLWELDIEHPVAKMIVEVARAQDDEVGDGTTTAVVLAGELLKKAEELLDKGVHPTTIVQGYKTAEAKASEILESMSVEVTRDNREVLRKIAMTAMTGKGIEAMKEKLADIVVDAALAIEDNGKVDVENRVKIVKITGGSLADTELVHGIVLELERLNPEMPRRVENARIALLDATLELKKLGTDAKITISEVEGLRNFKEGEKKVLEAQVEALAKAGANVVLCQKGIGVAASHFLAKHNMLAARRVKDEDMKMLALATGARIIGDPMQASSQDLGHARVVEDRKIKKDKHMIFIEGCRDPKAVTIVVHGGSEVFLDEMERALNDALMVVGDVLSYRKIVPGGGAPEVEVAERMREYAATLSGREQLAVKAFADAVEVIPRTLAENAGLDPIDAIVALRAKHGEGHKAYGVNVLNGGTADMLDGGVVEPLKVKLQAVKSAAEVATMILRVDDVIAAKREELKPKPGQSPHDYTRM
- a CDS encoding rubrerythrin family protein yields the protein MSKTEEYLKEAFAGESQANRRYLAFAEKAEKDGYPQVARLFRAAAEAETVHAMNHLRALNAIRSTKENLEEAVAGETHEFKDMYPEMLKTARDEGKKAAEISFRYANEVEKVHAELYKEALAKLEESKEEYPYFVCPVCGMTVGREPPERCPICGAKGSSFRRID